Proteins encoded in a region of the Streptococcus sanguinis genome:
- the mnmG gene encoding tRNA uridine-5-carboxymethylaminomethyl(34) synthesis enzyme MnmG, which yields MSHNFTESYDIIVIGAGHAGVEASLAASRMGCKVLLATINIEMLAFMPCNPSIGGSAKGIVVREVDALGGEMAKNIDKSYIQMKMLNTGKGPAVRALRAQADKEVYSKEMRKTVENQENLTLRQTMINEILVEDGKVIGVKTATHQEYAAKAVIVTTGTALRGEIIIGDLKYSSGPNHSLAAIPLADNLRDLGFEIGRFKTGTPPRVKASSINYDVTEIQPGDEKANHFSYTSRDEDYVKDQVPCWLTYTNAESHEIIQNNLHRAPMFSGIVKGVGPRYCPSIEDKIVRFADKERHQLFLEPEGRDTEEVYVQGLSTSLPEDVQKDLVHSIKGLENAEMMRTGYAIEYDMIMPHQLRATLETKKISGLFTAGQTNGTSGYEEAAGQGIIAGINAALKIQGKPELILKRSDGYIGVMIDDLVTKGTVEPYRLLTSRAEYRLILRHDNADIRLTEMGREIGLVDDERWARFEIKKNQFDNEMKRLESIKLKPVKETNAKVEALGFKPLTDAVTAKEFMRRPEVSYQDVAQFIGPAAEELDEKIIELIETEIKYEGYISKALDQVEKMKRMEEKRIPANIDWDDIDSIATEARQKFKKINPETIGQASRISGVNPADISILMVYLEGKSRSISKNQAK from the coding sequence ATGTCACACAATTTTACTGAAAGTTATGATATTATCGTGATTGGAGCAGGGCATGCTGGGGTTGAGGCATCGCTGGCTGCTAGTCGAATGGGTTGCAAGGTTCTTTTAGCAACCATCAATATTGAGATGCTGGCTTTTATGCCCTGCAATCCTTCTATCGGAGGGTCTGCTAAAGGGATTGTCGTTCGTGAAGTAGATGCTTTGGGTGGGGAGATGGCCAAGAATATTGACAAGAGCTATATCCAAATGAAGATGCTCAATACTGGTAAAGGACCCGCTGTTCGGGCTCTTCGGGCCCAGGCGGATAAGGAAGTTTACTCCAAAGAAATGCGGAAGACTGTTGAAAATCAAGAAAATCTGACTCTGCGGCAAACCATGATTAATGAAATCTTGGTAGAAGATGGTAAGGTCATTGGGGTTAAAACAGCGACCCATCAGGAGTATGCAGCTAAAGCTGTTATTGTTACGACTGGAACAGCTTTGCGGGGAGAAATTATTATTGGTGATCTCAAGTATTCATCTGGTCCAAACCATAGCTTAGCAGCCATTCCTTTAGCAGATAATCTGCGTGACCTAGGATTTGAAATTGGTCGTTTTAAAACTGGAACTCCTCCACGTGTTAAGGCGTCATCTATCAATTATGATGTGACTGAAATTCAGCCAGGTGATGAAAAAGCCAATCATTTCTCTTACACGTCTCGTGATGAGGACTATGTGAAAGATCAAGTGCCTTGCTGGTTGACTTATACCAATGCAGAAAGTCATGAAATTATCCAAAATAACCTGCATCGTGCTCCTATGTTTTCAGGTATCGTTAAGGGTGTGGGACCTCGCTATTGCCCGTCAATCGAGGATAAGATTGTCCGTTTTGCGGACAAGGAACGCCACCAGCTTTTCTTAGAACCTGAGGGTCGTGATACAGAAGAAGTTTATGTGCAGGGGTTGTCAACTAGTTTGCCAGAAGATGTGCAGAAGGACTTGGTTCACTCTATCAAGGGTCTAGAAAATGCTGAAATGATGCGGACAGGCTATGCCATTGAGTACGATATGATTATGCCTCACCAGTTACGGGCAACCTTGGAAACCAAGAAAATTTCTGGGCTCTTTACAGCAGGGCAGACCAATGGAACTTCTGGTTATGAAGAAGCCGCTGGTCAAGGGATTATTGCTGGGATTAATGCGGCCTTGAAGATCCAAGGGAAGCCGGAGTTAATCTTGAAGCGCAGTGATGGTTACATTGGAGTCATGATTGATGATTTAGTGACCAAGGGGACCGTTGAACCTTATCGCCTCTTGACTAGCCGAGCTGAGTACCGTTTGATTCTCCGTCATGACAATGCTGATATACGTTTGACAGAGATGGGACGGGAAATTGGTCTTGTAGATGATGAGCGCTGGGCTCGTTTCGAGATTAAAAAGAATCAATTTGATAATGAGATGAAGCGTTTGGAATCCATCAAGCTAAAACCTGTTAAGGAAACAAACGCTAAGGTAGAAGCGCTTGGCTTTAAGCCTCTGACGGATGCAGTAACTGCCAAAGAATTTATGCGGCGTCCGGAAGTGTCTTACCAAGATGTGGCTCAGTTCATTGGTCCGGCTGCAGAGGAGCTTGATGAGAAGATTATCGAGCTGATTGAGACAGAGATTAAGTACGAAGGCTATATTTCCAAAGCTCTTGATCAGGTTGAAAAGATGAAGCGCATGGAAGAGAAGCGGATTCCGGCTAATATTGACTGGGATGATATTGATTCGATTGCGACAGAAGCACGACAGAAGTTTAAGAAAATCAATCCAGAAACGATTGGTCAGGCTAGTCGTATTTCTGGTGTCAATCCAGCAGATATTTCTATTTTGATGGTTTACTTAGAAGGCAAGTCTAGAAGCATTTCTAAAAATCAAGCGAAGTAA
- a CDS encoding MarC family protein produces the protein MSSQFFYAFMAFFAIMNPISNLPAYMALVADDSQKISRKIAFRSLLIAFVIVTVFIFSGDFIFKVFGITIVSFRIAGGILVAVIGYHMINGNHSPSYKGMEQQAVNSDPMSIAISPLAMPLFAGPGTITTALSLANGGLQNQLITVVAFALLCVITYLLLRSAKQIAGFLGENLMKIITKMMGLLLFSIGIQMIIVSVQTLLKQ, from the coding sequence ATGAGTTCTCAATTTTTTTATGCATTTATGGCATTTTTCGCTATAATGAACCCAATTTCAAATCTTCCTGCTTACATGGCTTTAGTAGCAGATGATAGTCAAAAAATTTCACGAAAAATTGCTTTTAGGAGTCTTTTGATTGCCTTTGTTATTGTAACTGTTTTTATCTTTTCAGGAGATTTCATTTTTAAAGTATTTGGAATTACAATTGTTTCTTTCAGAATTGCTGGTGGAATATTAGTGGCCGTTATCGGTTATCATATGATTAATGGTAATCATTCACCCAGCTATAAAGGAATGGAGCAGCAAGCAGTAAATTCAGATCCAATGTCTATTGCTATTTCTCCTCTTGCAATGCCACTTTTTGCGGGACCAGGTACAATTACAACTGCTTTAAGTCTGGCTAATGGAGGTTTGCAGAATCAACTGATAACCGTAGTTGCTTTTGCTCTACTATGTGTCATCACTTATCTCCTGTTAAGAAGTGCAAAACAAATTGCAGGCTTCTTGGGAGAAAATTTGATGAAAATTATAACGAAAATGATGGGACTTTTACTATTCTCGATAGGAATACAGATGATTATCGTCAGTGTGCAGACCTTGCTCAAACAGTGA
- the mnmA gene encoding tRNA 2-thiouridine(34) synthase MnmA — protein sequence MSDNSKIRVVVGMSGGVDSSVTALLLKEQGYDVIGIFMKNWDDTDEFGVCTATEDYKDVAAVADQIGIPYYSVNFEKEYWDRVFEYFLAEYRAGRTPNPDVMCNKEIKFKAFLDYALTLGADYVATGHYAQVKRDQDGLFHMLRGKDNNKDQTYFLSQLSQEQLQKTMFPLGHLEKPEVRAIAERAGLATAKKKDSTGICFIGEKNFKEFLSQYLPAQPGRMMTLEGRDMGQHAGLMYYTIGQRGGLGIGGQHGGDNEPWFVVGKDLSQNILYVGQGFYHDNLMSTSLDASQVHFTKEMPEEFTMECTAKFRYRQPDSKVTVTVKGDKAVVNFEQPQRAITPGQAVVFYDEDECLGGGLIDNAYRDGKVCQYV from the coding sequence ATGAGTGATAACTCTAAGATTCGTGTCGTTGTTGGTATGAGCGGAGGCGTCGATTCATCAGTAACTGCTTTGCTCTTAAAAGAGCAAGGTTATGATGTAATCGGCATCTTCATGAAAAACTGGGACGACACAGACGAATTTGGTGTCTGTACAGCCACAGAAGACTACAAGGATGTAGCTGCTGTTGCAGATCAGATTGGCATTCCTTACTACTCTGTCAACTTTGAAAAAGAGTACTGGGATCGCGTTTTTGAATACTTCTTGGCGGAATACCGAGCTGGTAGGACTCCAAATCCAGATGTCATGTGTAACAAGGAAATCAAGTTTAAAGCCTTCCTTGACTATGCCTTGACACTGGGTGCAGATTACGTTGCAACAGGTCACTATGCTCAGGTGAAGAGAGACCAAGATGGCTTGTTTCACATGCTGCGTGGCAAGGACAACAATAAGGATCAGACTTACTTCCTAAGCCAACTGTCACAGGAACAACTGCAAAAAACTATGTTTCCTCTGGGTCATTTAGAAAAGCCAGAAGTTCGAGCGATTGCTGAAAGAGCTGGTTTAGCTACCGCTAAGAAAAAAGACTCGACAGGTATTTGCTTCATTGGTGAGAAGAATTTTAAAGAATTTCTGAGTCAATATTTACCAGCCCAGCCTGGTCGAATGATGACCTTGGAAGGCCGAGATATGGGCCAGCATGCTGGGTTGATGTATTATACCATTGGCCAGCGAGGTGGTCTTGGAATTGGTGGTCAGCACGGCGGAGATAATGAGCCTTGGTTTGTTGTTGGAAAAGACCTCAGCCAAAATATTCTTTATGTGGGTCAGGGCTTTTATCATGACAATTTGATGTCAACCAGCCTTGACGCTAGTCAGGTTCATTTCACAAAAGAAATGCCAGAAGAATTTACTATGGAGTGTACAGCTAAGTTCCGTTATCGTCAGCCGGATTCTAAGGTGACAGTTACTGTAAAGGGTGACAAGGCAGTTGTCAACTTCGAACAACCACAAAGGGCTATTACTCCAGGTCAAGCAGTCGTCTTCTATGATGAAGATGAGTGCTTAGGTGGCGGTTTAATTGACAATGCCTACCGTGATGGCAAGGTTTGTCAGTATGTCTAA
- the sdaAB gene encoding L-serine ammonia-lyase, iron-sulfur-dependent subunit beta, whose amino-acid sequence MTSLRFQSVFDIIGPVMIGPSSSHTAGAVRIGKIVSSIFNDEPTEVEFQLFNSFAKTYRGHGTDLALVAGILGMDTDDPEIPNSLEIAHKRGIKIVWTIQKNSNAPHPNTTKITIKNDRKTISVTGVSIGGGNIQVTELNGFSVSLSMNTPTIIIVHQDVPGMIAHVTEALSRYNINIAQMNVTREKAGEKAIMIIEVDSRSCEEAIDEIRNIPHLHNVNFFK is encoded by the coding sequence ATGACTTCACTAAGATTTCAATCTGTTTTTGATATTATCGGACCTGTGATGATAGGCCCATCAAGCAGTCATACAGCAGGCGCCGTTCGTATCGGAAAAATTGTCTCCTCTATTTTTAACGATGAGCCAACAGAAGTAGAATTCCAGCTCTTTAACTCTTTTGCCAAAACTTACCGAGGTCACGGAACTGACTTAGCTCTTGTAGCAGGGATTTTAGGTATGGATACAGATGATCCAGAGATTCCTAACAGCCTTGAAATCGCCCATAAACGCGGTATCAAGATTGTCTGGACGATTCAAAAGAACAGCAATGCTCCCCACCCCAATACGACAAAGATTACAATTAAAAATGACCGTAAAACAATCAGTGTGACTGGAGTCTCTATCGGTGGCGGCAACATTCAGGTAACAGAGTTGAATGGCTTTTCAGTATCTCTGAGCATGAATACTCCGACCATCATTATTGTCCACCAAGATGTCCCAGGCATGATTGCCCATGTCACCGAAGCTCTGTCACGCTACAATATCAATATAGCTCAGATGAATGTCACACGTGAGAAGGCTGGAGAAAAAGCGATTATGATTATTGAAGTTGACAGCCGTAGCTGCGAGGAAGCCATCGATGAGATTCGCAATATTCCTCATCTGCATAATGTGAATTTCTTTAAATAG
- the sdaAA gene encoding L-serine ammonia-lyase, iron-sulfur-dependent, subunit alpha, giving the protein MFYSIKELVEQADLDYQGNVAELMIATEYELTGRERDEVLRLMGRNLEVMKASVLLGLDESKSRSGLTGGDAAKLDHYIQSGKALSDHTVLTAAKNAIAVNEHNAKMGLVCATPTAGSAGCLPAVLTSAIEKLGLSEEEQLNFLLAAGAFGLVIANNASISGAEGGCQAEVGSASAMSAAALALAAGGSPFQASQAICFVIKNMLGLICDPVAGLVEVPCVKRNAMGASYAFIAADMALAGIESKIPVDEVIDAMYQVGSSLPTAFRETAEGGLATTPTGRRLSKEIFGE; this is encoded by the coding sequence ATGTTTTATTCCATCAAAGAATTGGTAGAGCAAGCTGACTTGGATTACCAAGGAAATGTTGCTGAATTGATGATTGCTACCGAGTATGAATTAACTGGTCGTGAAAGAGATGAAGTCCTGCGACTGATGGGTCGCAATCTGGAAGTCATGAAAGCCTCTGTCCTTCTTGGACTTGATGAGAGCAAGTCTCGCAGCGGATTGACTGGTGGTGACGCAGCAAAACTTGACCACTATATTCAGTCAGGAAAGGCTTTGTCAGATCACACTGTGCTGACTGCTGCAAAAAATGCTATTGCTGTCAATGAGCATAATGCTAAAATGGGACTGGTTTGTGCAACACCTACTGCCGGCAGTGCTGGCTGTCTGCCAGCTGTTCTTACATCAGCCATTGAAAAATTAGGACTCTCAGAAGAAGAACAGCTAAACTTTTTATTAGCTGCAGGCGCTTTTGGCCTAGTTATTGCCAATAACGCCTCAATTTCGGGTGCTGAAGGTGGCTGTCAAGCTGAGGTTGGCTCCGCTTCTGCTATGAGTGCAGCTGCTTTAGCTTTAGCTGCTGGAGGTTCACCTTTTCAAGCCAGTCAAGCTATTTGTTTTGTCATTAAAAACATGCTGGGCTTGATTTGTGATCCAGTAGCTGGTCTAGTGGAGGTGCCTTGTGTCAAGCGAAATGCTATGGGAGCCAGTTACGCCTTTATTGCAGCTGATATGGCTCTTGCGGGAATCGAATCTAAAATTCCTGTTGACGAAGTCATTGACGCTATGTATCAAGTCGGGTCAAGTCTGCCTACTGCTTTCAGAGAAACAGCTGAAGGCGGTCTAGCCACAACACCAACTGGCCGCAGACTTTCAAAAGAAATCTTTGGAGAATAA
- a CDS encoding HAD family hydrolase, which translates to MSHLKYIFFDLDGTLVDSSKGIQESFEYSFKQLGKECPEESIIKSFMGPPLEVSFASVLEESQVPEAINYYRSFYKEKGIWDVRLYEGIPELLTQLKEAGYQIYVTTSKNQPTAQDLLANLAISEQFDDIFGSLPDSFHKADVLRRALQTLDANPEETIIIGDTKFDIIGGKEVRISTLGVLWGFGSQKELLENGADFLAHSPKHILKILNEHFS; encoded by the coding sequence ATGAGTCATTTAAAATATATCTTCTTTGATTTGGATGGAACCCTAGTTGACAGTTCAAAGGGCATCCAAGAATCCTTTGAATACAGCTTCAAACAACTTGGAAAAGAGTGCCCTGAAGAAAGTATTATAAAAAGTTTTATGGGACCGCCTCTGGAAGTAAGCTTCGCCTCTGTTCTTGAAGAAAGCCAAGTTCCAGAAGCGATTAATTATTATCGCAGTTTCTATAAGGAAAAAGGCATCTGGGATGTCCGCCTCTATGAGGGGATACCAGAATTGCTGACACAGTTAAAAGAAGCTGGTTATCAGATTTATGTAACAACGAGTAAGAATCAACCCACAGCACAAGATTTATTAGCAAATCTAGCTATTTCTGAGCAATTTGATGATATTTTTGGCTCACTGCCAGATTCATTTCACAAAGCAGATGTTCTGCGCCGAGCTCTGCAAACACTAGATGCAAATCCAGAAGAAACCATAATTATAGGCGATACAAAGTTTGATATAATTGGCGGTAAAGAAGTAAGAATCTCAACTCTAGGAGTCCTTTGGGGCTTTGGCAGCCAAAAAGAGTTACTAGAAAATGGAGCAGATTTCCTGGCTCATTCTCCCAAACACATTTTAAAAATATTAAACGAACACTTTTCATAA
- a CDS encoding LysM peptidoglycan-binding domain-containing protein: MNKKTAKWTLTGAVAAAAFLVSGIANAETYTVEAGDTLSAIANEKNTTLEKLVELNKIADPNHIRVGQILELGNSAKTSETSVAATATPVNNYAAPAATANSAATSGGLVLSNGNTAGATGSYAASRMAEMTGVPASTWEAIIARESNGQVDAYNPSGASGLFQTMPGWGSTATVDDQIQSAYSAYSAQGLSAWGY; this comes from the coding sequence ATGAACAAAAAAACAGCAAAATGGACTTTAACAGGTGCAGTCGCTGCAGCGGCTTTCTTGGTTTCAGGTATTGCAAATGCTGAGACCTATACAGTTGAAGCCGGTGATACTTTATCAGCTATTGCTAACGAAAAAAATACAACTCTTGAGAAATTAGTAGAGTTAAACAAGATTGCAGATCCAAATCACATCCGTGTTGGTCAAATCTTGGAACTTGGAAATAGTGCCAAAACGTCTGAAACAAGCGTAGCAGCAACTGCAACTCCCGTAAATAATTATGCAGCACCTGCAGCAACAGCTAATTCAGCAGCAACTTCAGGAGGCCTTGTACTTAGCAATGGTAATACCGCTGGTGCAACTGGTTCTTATGCAGCATCACGTATGGCAGAAATGACTGGTGTTCCTGCATCAACTTGGGAAGCTATCATTGCCCGTGAATCAAATGGTCAAGTAGATGCTTACAACCCTTCAGGTGCTAGTGGTCTTTTCCAAACAATGCCAGGTTGGGGTTCAACAGCTACTGTTGATGATCAAATCCAATCAGCATATAGCGCCTATAGTGCTCAAGGACTTTCAGCTTGGGGTTACTAA
- a CDS encoding energy-coupling factor transporter transmembrane component T family protein produces MDKLILGRYIPGNSIIHRLDPRSKLLAMFLFILLIFWANNLVTNLLLFVFVFSLVLLSKVPLKFFLKGIQSMVFIIAFTTLFQLFLTSGGATIFQFAFIRITEAGLSQAGIIFSRFILIIFFSTLLTLTTTPLSLSDAVESLLKPLKVFKVPAHEIGLMLSMSLRFVPTLMDDTTRIMNAQRARGVDFGEGKLVQKVKSIIPILIPLFASSFKRADALAIAMEARGYNGGEGRTRFRRLAWKRNDSLAIISLLILGVLLYILKN; encoded by the coding sequence ATGGATAAGTTGATTTTAGGCCGCTATATTCCCGGAAATTCAATTATTCATCGTTTGGATCCGCGGAGCAAGTTGCTAGCGATGTTTCTTTTTATTCTATTAATTTTCTGGGCTAATAATCTTGTTACCAATCTGCTGTTGTTTGTTTTCGTTTTTAGTTTGGTCTTGCTGTCTAAGGTTCCTTTGAAGTTCTTTTTAAAAGGGATCCAGTCCATGGTTTTTATCATAGCTTTTACCACCTTGTTCCAGCTATTTTTGACCTCAGGAGGCGCTACAATTTTTCAGTTTGCTTTTATCAGAATTACAGAAGCAGGACTGTCACAGGCTGGTATTATTTTTAGCCGCTTTATTCTGATTATTTTCTTTTCTACTCTTCTGACTCTGACAACAACGCCCTTAAGCTTGTCCGATGCGGTTGAGTCTTTGCTGAAACCTCTGAAAGTTTTTAAGGTGCCAGCACATGAGATTGGCCTGATGCTCTCTATGAGCCTGCGCTTCGTTCCAACTTTGATGGATGATACTACTAGAATTATGAATGCCCAGAGGGCGCGTGGTGTTGACTTTGGCGAGGGAAAGCTTGTTCAAAAGGTTAAATCTATTATTCCCATTCTAATCCCTTTGTTTGCTTCCAGTTTTAAAAGGGCAGATGCTCTAGCAATCGCCATGGAAGCGCGCGGCTATAATGGAGGTGAAGGGCGGACACGTTTTCGCCGCTTGGCATGGAAAAGAAATGACAGCTTGGCTATTATTAGCTTACTTATATTAGGTGTTCTGCTTTATATATTGAAAAACTGA
- a CDS encoding energy-coupling factor ABC transporter ATP-binding protein encodes MGITLKNVSYTYQAGTPFEGPALFGVDLEIKSGSYTALIGHTGSGKSTILQLLNGLLVPNQGSVEVGSTVITADSVNKDIKQVRKKVGLVFQFPESQVFDETVLKDVAFGPQNFGVSKEEAEALAREKLHLVGISEDLFNRSPFELSGGQMRRVAIAGILAMEPDILVLDEPTAGLDPSGRKELMRLFEELHRAGMTIVLVTHLMDDVANFADTVYVLDKGRVVKSGQPAQVFQDLDFMESIQLGVPKITKFAHELAEKGMNFSHYPITIEEFKEILHG; translated from the coding sequence ATGGGCATTACTCTCAAAAATGTAAGTTATACTTATCAAGCTGGCACCCCTTTTGAGGGACCAGCGCTTTTTGGAGTGGATTTGGAGATAAAATCGGGCAGTTATACAGCTCTTATCGGGCATACTGGCAGCGGTAAGTCAACCATTCTCCAGCTTTTAAATGGCTTGCTGGTTCCTAATCAGGGCAGTGTTGAAGTAGGCAGTACAGTCATCACGGCTGATTCTGTCAATAAAGACATTAAACAGGTGCGCAAGAAGGTCGGTCTAGTCTTTCAATTTCCGGAAAGTCAAGTTTTTGATGAAACAGTTTTGAAAGATGTGGCTTTTGGGCCTCAGAATTTTGGTGTTTCTAAGGAAGAAGCCGAAGCTTTGGCGCGTGAAAAATTGCACTTAGTCGGAATTTCTGAGGATTTGTTCAATCGCAGTCCTTTCGAACTTTCTGGTGGCCAGATGCGCAGGGTGGCCATAGCAGGTATACTGGCCATGGAGCCTGATATCTTGGTTTTGGATGAGCCGACAGCAGGACTTGATCCATCCGGTCGAAAAGAACTGATGAGGCTCTTTGAAGAGCTGCATCGTGCCGGTATGACAATTGTTTTGGTAACTCACCTAATGGATGATGTAGCCAACTTTGCTGATACAGTCTATGTTTTAGATAAGGGCAGAGTCGTCAAGAGCGGTCAGCCTGCTCAGGTCTTTCAGGATCTTGATTTTATGGAGAGTATTCAATTGGGTGTTCCCAAGATTACAAAATTTGCTCACGAATTGGCGGAGAAAGGGATGAATTTCTCGCACTATCCTATTACAATTGAAGAATTCAAGGAGATCTTGCATGGATAA
- a CDS encoding energy-coupling factor ABC transporter ATP-binding protein produces MENIIEVRNLKYKYYSESENYTLNDVSFQVKKGEWLSIVGHNGSGKSTTVRLIDGLLEAESGDIIISGDKLTAENVWEKRRQIGMVFQNPDNQFVGATVEDDVAFGLENQGLDYDLMVERVQQALELVGMQDFKEREPARLSGGQKQRVAVAGVVALRPDIIILDEATSMLDPEGRLDLIRTVKKIKDSNQLTVISITHDLDEIALSDRVLVMKEGQVESTATPRELFSREDLEELGLDQPFVNQVKAALRQSGFPLPDSYLTEKELQDQLWALLSKM; encoded by the coding sequence ATGGAAAATATCATCGAAGTAAGAAATCTTAAGTACAAATACTATAGTGAGTCTGAGAATTACACCTTAAATGATGTCTCCTTTCAAGTAAAAAAAGGGGAATGGCTGTCCATTGTCGGTCATAATGGCAGCGGAAAATCAACCACAGTTCGTTTGATTGACGGTCTTTTAGAAGCGGAAAGCGGAGATATTATTATCTCAGGCGATAAGCTGACAGCTGAAAATGTCTGGGAAAAACGCAGACAGATTGGTATGGTATTCCAAAATCCAGATAATCAGTTTGTTGGAGCAACTGTAGAAGACGATGTAGCCTTTGGTTTGGAAAATCAAGGACTAGACTATGATCTGATGGTAGAGCGAGTCCAGCAGGCATTAGAGCTTGTTGGCATGCAGGATTTTAAGGAGCGTGAACCAGCTCGTCTTTCCGGAGGGCAGAAACAGCGGGTAGCTGTTGCAGGTGTCGTAGCTCTGAGACCGGATATTATTATTTTGGACGAAGCAACTAGCATGCTGGATCCAGAGGGACGTTTGGATCTTATCCGAACCGTGAAAAAAATTAAAGATAGTAATCAGCTGACCGTCATTTCTATCACTCATGACCTGGATGAAATAGCCTTAAGCGACCGTGTTTTGGTCATGAAAGAGGGTCAGGTTGAGTCTACCGCTACTCCGAGAGAACTTTTTTCTCGAGAAGATTTGGAAGAGCTAGGATTGGATCAGCCGTTTGTTAATCAGGTAAAGGCGGCTTTGCGTCAGTCAGGGTTTCCTCTGCCAGACTCTTACTTAACAGAAAAAGAATTGCAGGATCAACTATGGGCATTACTCTCAAAAATGTAA
- the pgsA gene encoding CDP-diacylglycerol--glycerol-3-phosphate 3-phosphatidyltransferase, whose protein sequence is MKKENIPNALTLVRIALIPVFVVILTFGHSYTMHILAAFIFAFASITDYLDGYLARKWEVVTNFGKFADPMADKLLVMSAFIMLIEMKMAPAWVVAIIICRELAVTGLRLLLVETGGTVLAAAMPGKIKTFTQMFAIIFLLIHWTLLGQILLYIALIFTIYSGYDYFKGSAYLFKDTFK, encoded by the coding sequence ATGAAAAAAGAAAATATTCCAAATGCCTTAACTCTTGTTAGAATTGCTTTAATCCCTGTATTTGTTGTGATTTTAACATTCGGTCATTCTTACACCATGCATATTTTAGCAGCTTTTATCTTTGCTTTTGCCAGTATAACTGATTATCTAGATGGCTATTTGGCTCGAAAGTGGGAAGTGGTAACAAATTTTGGTAAATTTGCTGATCCCATGGCTGATAAGCTTTTAGTGATGTCTGCTTTTATCATGTTGATTGAGATGAAAATGGCTCCTGCCTGGGTTGTGGCTATTATTATTTGCCGGGAATTGGCAGTAACAGGTCTGCGCTTGCTTTTAGTGGAAACAGGCGGTACAGTTTTAGCAGCTGCTATGCCAGGTAAAATCAAAACCTTCACGCAGATGTTTGCTATAATTTTTCTTCTGATTCATTGGACTCTATTAGGACAAATCCTTCTGTATATCGCTTTAATCTTTACGATTTATTCTGGATATGACTACTTCAAGGGAAGTGCCTATCTCTTTAAAGATACCTTTAAATAA
- the rodZ gene encoding cytoskeleton protein RodZ, protein MKNRNKGKVSMRKKTIGEVLKLARTNQGLSLEELSKKTDIQQDLLEALERNDYDLLPSPFYARSFLRKYAWAVDLDESIILEAYEAGEMIVFDEVALAADEEFRSRKNKNKSSFLPLFYFLLLASAIAAFVAYYIWSYAHTNSVSFKASNSNYSLVSSKSINSQKSSFSSIDSKSVSSSVSKLTVSGSGENLIAEYSGASQPVKVTVSVEQTTNLVSISDSELAEGITLSPEKSSQTVSLEPGNKYLITLAPVKGATVTIEGQKLDTSALTSDSGTISLNITKG, encoded by the coding sequence GTGAAGAATAGAAATAAGGGAAAAGTAAGTATGAGAAAAAAAACGATAGGAGAAGTGTTGAAGCTTGCCCGGACCAATCAAGGGCTGAGCTTAGAGGAATTGTCAAAAAAGACAGATATCCAGCAGGATTTGCTGGAAGCGCTGGAACGAAATGACTATGATTTGCTTCCTAGTCCTTTCTATGCCCGTAGCTTCTTGCGGAAATATGCTTGGGCTGTAGATTTGGATGAATCCATTATTCTGGAGGCTTACGAAGCTGGTGAGATGATTGTCTTTGATGAAGTGGCACTGGCAGCAGATGAGGAATTCAGGAGCAGAAAAAATAAAAATAAAAGCTCTTTTCTGCCCTTATTCTATTTTCTCTTGTTGGCTTCAGCTATTGCTGCTTTCGTAGCTTATTATATCTGGAGCTATGCTCATACTAATTCGGTAAGTTTCAAAGCATCTAACAGCAATTATAGTCTGGTTTCCTCTAAAAGCATTAACAGTCAGAAGAGTTCCTTTTCTTCGATTGATTCTAAGTCAGTTTCTTCCTCAGTTAGCAAATTGACAGTTAGTGGAAGCGGAGAGAATTTGATTGCTGAGTATAGCGGAGCAAGTCAGCCTGTCAAAGTGACCGTTTCTGTGGAGCAAACGACCAATTTGGTAAGTATAAGCGATTCAGAACTAGCCGAAGGTATCACCTTATCTCCTGAAAAATCAAGCCAGACGGTTTCTCTTGAGCCAGGCAATAAGTATCTTATTACGTTAGCACCTGTTAAAGGAGCAACTGTGACGATAGAGGGACAAAAACTAGATACTTCGGCTTTGACTAGCGATAGCGGAACCATTAGTTTGAACATTACGAAAGGATAA